A genomic stretch from Flavobacterium sp. KS-LB2 includes:
- the rplS gene encoding 50S ribosomal protein L19, which yields MADLMKFVQDEFVTRKEFPAFAAGDTITVYYEIREGEKTRTQFFKGVVIQRRGSANTETFTIRKMSGAVGVERIFPVNLPALQKIEINKKGAVRRARIFYFRELTGKKAKIKDKRR from the coding sequence ATGGCAGATTTAATGAAATTCGTTCAAGACGAATTCGTAACAAGAAAAGAATTTCCAGCTTTTGCAGCGGGAGACACAATCACTGTTTACTACGAAATTAGAGAGGGTGAAAAAACTAGAACTCAGTTTTTCAAAGGAGTTGTAATCCAAAGAAGAGGTTCTGCTAACACAGAAACTTTTACTATTCGTAAAATGTCAGGTGCAGTTGGAGTAGAGCGTATCTTTCCAGTAAACTTGCCAGCTTTACAAAAAATTGAAATCAATAAGAAAGGTGCTGTACGTAGAGCTAGAATTTTCTACTTCAGAGAACTTACTGGTAAAAAAGCAAAAATCAAAGACAAAAGAAGATAG
- a CDS encoding RNA polymerase sigma factor, translating to MVEKQLSHTETLDDSKLWNSLKEGNENAFSILFKRHYSHLVRYGNSFLPFPEKVQDCVQDVFTDIWIYRDKLSDKVVVKAYLLACVRKRITRLQERDRIFRLSSSIDTVEFLFDFSIEHNLISDETTASKVSHLNHLINDLPSRQKEALYLRYSQELTVDQIADTLDINYQSANNLLHRALLSLRKEWKGNIFLILVLFSFAF from the coding sequence ATGGTAGAAAAGCAACTGTCACATACCGAAACACTTGATGATTCCAAACTTTGGAACAGTCTAAAAGAAGGGAATGAAAATGCTTTTTCAATACTTTTTAAAAGACATTATTCTCATTTAGTACGTTATGGAAATTCATTTCTTCCTTTTCCTGAGAAAGTGCAAGATTGCGTGCAAGACGTTTTTACAGATATTTGGATTTACAGAGACAAATTGAGTGATAAAGTGGTTGTAAAAGCCTATTTGTTAGCATGTGTTCGCAAGCGAATTACAAGATTACAAGAACGAGATCGCATCTTTCGCCTTAGCAGTTCTATAGACACGGTTGAATTTTTATTTGATTTTTCTATTGAACACAACCTTATTTCTGATGAAACCACAGCTTCTAAAGTGTCACATCTCAATCATTTGATAAATGATTTGCCTTCTCGACAAAAAGAAGCCTTATATCTTCGTTATTCCCAAGAACTTACCGTAGACCAAATTGCCGATACACTTGACATTAATTATCAATCAGCAAACAACCTTTTACATCGTGCTTTGTTGAGCTTACGCAAAGAATGGAAAGGAAATATCTTCCTTATTTTAGTGCTGTTTTCATTTGCATTTTAA
- the trmD gene encoding tRNA (guanosine(37)-N1)-methyltransferase TrmD, which translates to MRIDIVTVLPELLRSPFEASIMKRAIDKGLVEVHFHNLRDYTTNKQKSVDDYPYGGGAGMVMTVQPIDACITHLKSERTYDEIIYMSPDGETLNQKMANTMSMYENIIILCGHYKGVDQRVRDHFITKEISIGDYVLSGGELGALVLSDALIRLIPGVLSDETSALTDSFQDGLLSGPIYTRPADYKGWKVPEVLTSGNFAKIDKWREDMAYDHTKNRRPDLLEE; encoded by the coding sequence ATGCGCATTGATATTGTTACTGTTCTCCCAGAATTATTGCGAAGTCCTTTTGAGGCTTCGATTATGAAACGTGCTATCGACAAAGGGTTGGTAGAAGTTCATTTTCACAACCTGCGTGATTATACGACCAACAAACAAAAAAGTGTGGATGATTATCCTTATGGCGGTGGTGCCGGAATGGTCATGACAGTGCAACCTATTGATGCCTGTATTACACATTTGAAAAGCGAAAGAACCTACGACGAAATCATTTATATGTCACCAGACGGGGAAACCTTGAACCAGAAAATGGCGAACACCATGTCAATGTATGAAAATATTATTATCCTTTGCGGTCATTATAAAGGTGTAGATCAACGCGTACGCGATCATTTTATCACTAAGGAAATCTCTATTGGTGATTATGTGTTGAGCGGTGGTGAACTAGGTGCTTTAGTATTATCAGACGCTTTAATCCGATTGATCCCTGGCGTTTTGAGTGACGAAACCTCAGCATTAACAGATAGTTTTCAAGACGGATTATTGTCAGGACCTATATATACTCGCCCTGCGGACTACAAAGGATGGAAAGTTCCAGAGGTTTTGACCAGCGGTAATTTTGCTAAAATTGATAAATGGCGTGAGGATATGGCCTACGATCATACGAAGAACAGAAGACCGGATTTGCTAGAGGAGTAA
- the rlmF gene encoding 23S rRNA (adenine(1618)-N(6))-methyltransferase RlmF — protein MKAKTITEKTNLHPRNLDRFGYNFEQLIEKSPELQHFVSINEHNIETIDFSNPDAVKSLNKALLLSHYDIQNWDIPANYLCPPIPGRADYIHYIADLLASSNNGIIPEGENVQGLDIGVGANCIYPIIGNSAYGWSFVGTDIDLKAIENCSAIIEDNPKLIDAISLQQQTESRFIFKNIITPEDKFTFTICNPPFHASQDEATKSTVRKINNLESRSAESKVTKPVLNFGGHNAELWCEGGELGFVTQMIYESAKYPMQCLWFTTLVSKKENLSSLYKTLNKVSAVEIKTIDMAQGQKTSRIVAWTFLSEAQQKAWKFE, from the coding sequence ATGAAAGCAAAAACGATTACCGAAAAGACTAATTTACATCCTAGAAATCTGGATAGATTTGGATATAATTTTGAGCAATTAATAGAAAAATCTCCTGAATTGCAGCATTTTGTTTCTATAAATGAGCATAATATCGAGACAATTGATTTTAGTAATCCTGATGCTGTAAAGTCACTCAACAAAGCCTTGTTATTATCCCATTACGACATTCAAAACTGGGATATTCCAGCAAATTATCTTTGCCCACCGATTCCAGGAAGAGCAGATTATATTCATTATATCGCTGATTTATTAGCTTCAAGCAACAACGGAATCATTCCTGAAGGAGAAAATGTTCAAGGTTTAGACATTGGTGTAGGTGCGAATTGCATTTATCCTATAATTGGTAATTCAGCGTACGGATGGAGTTTTGTAGGAACCGACATCGATTTAAAAGCTATTGAAAACTGCAGTGCTATCATTGAAGATAATCCAAAATTGATTGATGCTATTAGTTTACAACAACAAACAGAATCGCGTTTTATTTTTAAAAACATAATTACTCCCGAAGACAAATTTACATTCACTATTTGCAATCCTCCATTTCATGCCTCACAAGATGAAGCCACGAAAAGTACGGTTCGAAAAATCAACAATTTAGAATCTCGAAGTGCCGAGAGCAAAGTAACTAAACCTGTTTTAAATTTTGGTGGTCATAATGCTGAATTGTGGTGTGAAGGTGGCGAATTAGGTTTTGTTACTCAAATGATTTACGAAAGTGCCAAATACCCGATGCAGTGTTTATGGTTTACCACTTTGGTTTCTAAAAAAGAAAATCTTTCTAGTCTTTACAAAACACTAAACAAGGTAAGTGCTGTCGAGATTAAAACAATTGATATGGCTCAAGGCCAAAAAACAAGCCGAATAGTAGCTTGGACTTTCCTGAGTGAAGCACAACAAAAAGCCTGGAAGTTCGAATAA
- a CDS encoding NADP-dependent isocitrate dehydrogenase yields MEIETRDISLAGRILANFPEFLTDDQKIGDALSELGQLATTPEANIIKLPNVSASVPQLKAAITELQSHGYNLPNFPEEPQNEEEKTIKAKYSKILGSAVNPVLREGNSDRRAPKAVKNYAKANPHSMGAWSADSKTHVASMESGDFYGSEKSVTDATDVKIQFVAKDGSTTVLKASTPLKVGEIIDSSVMNLNALKSFVAKTIDEAKKLNILLSVHLKATMMKVSDPIIFGAIVEVYFADVFAKYATLFNELNIDTRNGLGDIYAKIAGKPMQAEIEAALNQAIENGPALAMVNSEKGITNLHVPSDVIVDASMPAMIRTSGQMYNKEGKLQDTVAMIPDRCYAGVYTATIDFCKKHGAFDPTTMGSVPNVGLMAQKAEEYGSHDKTFQMTADGIVRVVDTNGNVLMEQAVETNDIFRMCQAKDAPIQDWVKLAVNRARLSNTPAIFWLDNNRAHDRELILKVTKYLKDHDTTGLDIQILNPIEATNFTLDRIIKGLDTISVTGNVLRDYLTDLFPILEVGTSAKMLSIVPLMNGGGLFETGAGGSAPKHVEQFTAEGYLRWDSLGEFLALGASLEHLGQTLNNSKAIVLAETLDVATEKFLATDKSPSRKLGGIDNRGSHFYLAMYWAEALAAQDKEPALKAIFTPIATEFVANEAKINTELIAAQGKPQEIGGHYQPNPELTSRAMRPSETFNSILAKIA; encoded by the coding sequence ATTGAAATTGAAACTAGAGACATCTCTTTAGCTGGGAGAATTTTAGCAAATTTCCCTGAATTTTTGACTGATGATCAAAAAATAGGTGATGCTTTATCAGAACTTGGGCAATTAGCAACAACTCCAGAAGCTAATATCATAAAATTACCAAATGTATCAGCATCTGTCCCACAATTAAAAGCAGCTATTACTGAATTACAATCTCATGGTTACAATTTGCCAAACTTCCCTGAAGAACCGCAAAACGAGGAAGAGAAAACTATCAAAGCTAAATATTCTAAAATACTGGGTTCAGCTGTAAATCCTGTTTTACGCGAAGGAAACTCTGATCGTAGAGCACCAAAAGCAGTAAAAAACTACGCTAAAGCAAACCCACATTCTATGGGAGCTTGGTCTGCTGACTCAAAAACACACGTAGCTTCTATGGAAAGCGGTGATTTTTACGGAAGTGAAAAATCAGTTACTGACGCTACCGATGTAAAAATACAATTCGTTGCTAAAGATGGTTCAACTACTGTTCTAAAAGCAAGTACTCCACTAAAAGTGGGTGAAATAATTGACAGTTCAGTTATGAACTTGAACGCTTTAAAAAGTTTTGTAGCGAAAACAATTGATGAGGCAAAAAAACTAAACATTTTACTTTCTGTTCACTTGAAAGCAACAATGATGAAAGTTTCTGATCCAATTATTTTTGGAGCTATCGTAGAAGTATATTTTGCAGATGTTTTCGCAAAATACGCTACTTTATTTAATGAATTGAATATCGATACCAGAAACGGTTTAGGTGATATATACGCTAAAATCGCAGGAAAACCAATGCAAGCTGAAATAGAAGCAGCATTAAACCAAGCGATAGAAAATGGTCCAGCTTTAGCCATGGTAAATTCTGAAAAAGGTATTACAAATCTTCATGTCCCTTCGGATGTGATTGTGGATGCTTCTATGCCAGCAATGATTCGTACTTCAGGACAGATGTACAATAAAGAAGGCAAACTACAAGATACTGTAGCCATGATTCCGGACAGATGTTATGCTGGTGTTTATACAGCTACTATTGATTTTTGTAAAAAACATGGCGCTTTTGACCCAACTACAATGGGAAGTGTTCCAAACGTAGGTTTGATGGCTCAAAAAGCAGAAGAATATGGTTCTCATGACAAAACATTTCAAATGACTGCTGACGGAATAGTGCGTGTAGTAGATACAAACGGAAACGTTTTGATGGAACAAGCCGTTGAAACGAATGATATTTTTAGAATGTGTCAAGCAAAAGATGCTCCTATTCAAGACTGGGTAAAACTAGCTGTGAACAGAGCACGTTTGTCTAATACTCCCGCTATTTTCTGGTTGGATAACAATAGAGCTCACGATAGAGAACTGATATTAAAAGTTACTAAATATTTAAAAGATCACGATACTACTGGTTTAGACATTCAAATTCTAAATCCTATTGAAGCTACAAACTTTACATTAGACAGAATCATCAAAGGATTAGATACTATTTCTGTAACAGGAAACGTATTGCGTGACTATTTAACTGATTTATTCCCAATTTTAGAAGTGGGAACATCAGCAAAAATGCTATCTATCGTTCCATTAATGAATGGTGGTGGTTTGTTTGAAACTGGTGCAGGTGGATCAGCTCCAAAACACGTGGAGCAATTTACTGCAGAAGGATATTTACGTTGGGATTCCCTTGGTGAATTCTTAGCTTTAGGTGCTTCACTAGAGCATTTAGGTCAAACTTTAAACAATTCTAAAGCAATTGTTTTGGCAGAAACTCTTGATGTTGCAACAGAAAAATTCTTAGCAACTGATAAATCACCATCACGTAAACTTGGTGGAATTGACAACCGTGGTTCTCACTTTTACTTGGCAATGTATTGGGCAGAAGCATTGGCAGCACAAGACAAAGAACCTGCTTTAAAAGCGATCTTTACTCCTATTGCAACAGAATTTGTAGCAAACGAAGCGAAAATCAATACCGAGTTAATTGCTGCACAAGGAAAACCTCAAGAAATTGGTGGTCATTACCAACCAAATCCTGAATTAACAAGCAGAGCCATGCGTCCAAGCGAAACGTTCAATTCTATATTGGCAAAAATCGCTTAA
- a CDS encoding thiamine diphosphokinase: protein MSSHHIVRDDQEPALIIANGASCNPELLGQLLEWSPLVVVLDSAMVRVMELDIKVDVLLGDFDRGFDPEIYKTTQYPIEIIHTPDQNKTDLEKAFDYLIERKIPAVNVIWATGRRADHTITNLTNITRYRNLLKIVILDDHSKVFLLPKKFEKWYTANTPISLIPIGHVTGIHSDNLFYPLKDDSLTIGYRSGSSNHVIKDGIVTIEHDEGDLLMMECLD, encoded by the coding sequence ATGTCTTCACACCATATCGTTCGCGACGACCAAGAACCCGCTTTAATCATTGCCAATGGTGCTTCCTGTAATCCGGAACTATTGGGTCAATTACTGGAATGGTCACCGCTTGTGGTGGTATTGGATTCGGCTATGGTTCGCGTCATGGAATTAGACATCAAAGTCGATGTGCTTTTAGGGGATTTTGACAGAGGTTTTGATCCTGAAATTTATAAAACGACTCAATATCCAATTGAAATCATTCACACGCCAGATCAAAATAAAACCGATTTAGAAAAGGCTTTTGACTATTTAATCGAACGAAAAATTCCTGCCGTAAACGTAATTTGGGCCACCGGACGAAGAGCCGATCATACAATTACGAATCTGACCAATATTACGAGATATAGAAACCTATTGAAAATTGTCATTCTGGACGATCATTCAAAAGTCTTTTTATTGCCCAAGAAATTCGAAAAATGGTATACGGCGAACACTCCTATATCATTAATTCCTATTGGTCACGTTACGGGAATCCATTCGGATAATTTATTTTACCCATTGAAAGATGATAGTCTGACCATTGGTTACAGAAGTGGAAGTAGCAATCATGTTATCAAAGATGGAATCGTAACAATCGAACATGATGAAGGCGACTTATTGATGATGGAATGTCTAGATTAA
- a CDS encoding FecR family protein gives MQHRNNYTEIEHFLADESFRLWVCFNDDQHQWEEWTLENSSRAKLVEEARLWLLAMKVPNDDLSSDEVQHALEATWKKIERVEENKKGKPVLKLLRKKWFNGVAAVLILSLLTGWLYNQTNSDNDSALTYSELINENEEGLVEQTNNSDKPQIITLSDGSSVLLQPNSKLSYPKIFVGNERKVYLSGEGFFEISKDPKKPFFVFANEIVTKVVGTSFKIKAYANQPNVEVVVRTGKVKVRSNELISNPKDELIVLLPNQALRFVRKNLSFKKITDITQDELLINSTSNIEQLGFEFTDIPVSQIFKTIEQAYLVKIDFPQAKLKDCYLTTSLSDQPLPEKLKIICKSLGSNTSYEMNGNQIIIISDGCNQ, from the coding sequence ATGCAACACCGTAATAATTACACCGAGATAGAACACTTTTTAGCTGATGAATCATTCCGATTATGGGTGTGTTTCAATGATGATCAACACCAATGGGAAGAATGGACTTTAGAGAATTCTAGTCGTGCTAAATTAGTTGAAGAGGCTCGATTATGGTTGTTAGCAATGAAAGTTCCTAATGATGATTTATCTTCAGATGAAGTGCAACATGCATTGGAAGCTACTTGGAAAAAAATTGAAAGAGTAGAAGAAAATAAAAAGGGAAAACCAGTTCTCAAACTTTTAAGAAAAAAATGGTTTAACGGAGTTGCGGCTGTTTTGATTTTAAGCCTTTTAACCGGATGGTTGTACAATCAAACCAACAGTGATAATGATTCTGCACTAACTTACAGCGAACTTATCAATGAAAATGAAGAAGGCTTAGTGGAGCAGACAAATAATTCAGACAAACCACAAATCATAACATTATCCGACGGAAGTTCTGTTTTACTACAACCCAACAGTAAATTAAGTTATCCTAAAATATTTGTGGGTAATGAACGAAAAGTGTACCTCTCCGGTGAAGGCTTTTTCGAAATTAGCAAAGATCCTAAAAAGCCGTTTTTTGTATTCGCAAATGAAATCGTTACTAAAGTAGTTGGAACCAGTTTTAAAATAAAAGCATACGCTAATCAGCCAAATGTGGAAGTGGTCGTTCGAACAGGGAAAGTAAAAGTAAGATCGAATGAATTAATTTCAAATCCAAAAGACGAGCTAATTGTTTTATTACCAAATCAAGCTTTGCGATTCGTTCGGAAAAACTTAAGTTTTAAAAAGATTACTGATATTACACAAGATGAGTTATTAATTAATTCCACGAGTAATATTGAGCAATTGGGATTTGAATTCACCGATATTCCTGTGTCACAAATTTTCAAAACTATTGAACAGGCGTATTTAGTGAAAATTGATTTTCCACAAGCAAAATTAAAAGACTGCTATCTGACAACATCTTTAAGCGATCAGCCTTTGCCAGAGAAACTAAAAATTATTTGTAAAAGCCTAGGAAGCAATACAAGCTATGAAATGAATGGAAACCAAATTATAATTATATCAGACGGATGTAACCAATAG
- a CDS encoding alpha/beta fold hydrolase, whose translation MAASFHFKKRYIAYSFMFLYIVMCQSCMTMRFSNKETIKFFSASRTVFQDKIIGFDGYKIHYLETGSIQKPTLFFIHGSPGSWNAFKEYLTDTLLLKKYRMIAIDRPGFGYSDFGDAQNLKVQSKRISEFIKKIDNKKPLILVGHSVGGPVVAQLAVDHPSWYKRLVILAGSLDPKAENPEKWRTVIKESPLRYLIPGALRPSNDELWWLKQDLVDLEPELEKITCDVTIIHGTKDVLVPYSNVAFMKKKFVNVKSIDTITIEKANHFIPWSHYEIVRNALLDIQ comes from the coding sequence ATGGCCGCCTCATTTCATTTCAAAAAGAGATATATAGCGTATAGTTTTATGTTTTTGTATATCGTAATGTGTCAATCTTGTATGACGATGCGATTTTCGAATAAAGAAACAATAAAATTTTTTTCCGCATCTCGAACCGTGTTTCAGGATAAGATAATTGGTTTTGATGGTTATAAAATACATTATTTAGAAACGGGTAGTATTCAGAAACCAACCTTGTTTTTTATTCATGGTTCTCCCGGAAGTTGGAATGCTTTTAAAGAATATCTTACGGATACTTTATTGCTTAAAAAATACCGAATGATAGCTATTGACCGACCAGGTTTTGGATACAGTGATTTTGGCGATGCTCAAAATTTAAAGGTGCAATCTAAAAGAATATCTGAATTCATCAAAAAAATCGATAATAAAAAGCCACTAATTTTAGTAGGGCATTCCGTTGGCGGACCAGTTGTGGCTCAGTTAGCCGTTGATCATCCGTCTTGGTACAAACGATTGGTGATACTGGCTGGTTCATTGGACCCAAAAGCGGAGAACCCAGAGAAATGGAGAACCGTTATCAAGGAATCGCCTTTGCGATATCTAATTCCTGGAGCATTACGCCCTTCCAATGATGAGTTGTGGTGGTTGAAACAAGATTTGGTGGACTTAGAACCAGAGCTAGAAAAAATTACTTGTGATGTCACCATAATACATGGAACAAAAGATGTTTTAGTACCTTATAGTAATGTTGCGTTTATGAAAAAAAAGTTTGTCAATGTAAAATCAATCGATACGATAACGATAGAGAAAGCCAATCATTTTATTCCGTGGAGTCATTATGAGATTGTGAGAAATGCGTTGTTGGATATACAATAA
- a CDS encoding TonB-dependent receptor — protein MIPKKISILLFVLFVTFSAFAQEKFTLSGTIIDANSNETLIGVNVVIPALKTGVTTNEYGFFSITIPKGNYTVQISYLGYQTIEESINLNQNIKNNFNLYSNETALKEVIITDNKTKIDIKKPEMSVNKLSIATIKKMPVVLGEVDVLKSILLLPGVTNAGEGASGFNVRGGGADQNLILLDEATIFNSSHVFGFFSVFNPDAIKDLKLYKGGIPARYGGRASSVLDIYQKDGNSKEFHVNGGIGLISSRILAEGPLVKDKGSFLIGGRSSYAHLFLKLSEEQKDNAAYFYDLNTKLSYKLDPNNSLFLSGYFGRDVFSLKDSFANIYGNTTVNLRWNHLFSEKLFSNLSLIYSDYYYGLDLDFVGFKWDSGIKNYNIKYDFKNYISDKFKLNYGLNGIYYEFNPGTIKPSDENSGINFAQLDKKYAFEPALYINADHEISDRIALSYGLRYSMFYRLGQSTVNIYENDNPVLFNSDLQIYEKATPIGTKFYDRNKVMQSYDYLEPRFSLAYQINEEQSVKASYNRMVQYLQLISNTSSPTPLDVWTPSDRFIKPQIADQVALGYFKNFNDDMYSLEVETYYKEVQNRLDYIDGADLIANKAIEQIILNGQLRSYGLEIMFRKNEGKFNGWISYTLSKSEQQTPGRTSIETGINNGKWYNSVYDKLHNVAVTTSYNLNEKWSFGANFALQTGQPVTYPVGQYEYLGINVPSYGLRNENRLPAYHHLDIAATLTPTKNKNREWKGEWVFSIYNLYNRKNAASINFRQNVDTGSNEAIKTSIFGIVPAVSYNFKF, from the coding sequence ATGATTCCAAAGAAAATTAGTATCTTACTATTCGTATTATTCGTCACATTTTCTGCTTTCGCTCAAGAAAAATTCACGCTAAGCGGAACTATTATTGATGCCAATAGCAATGAAACTTTAATAGGTGTCAACGTTGTAATTCCAGCATTAAAAACTGGCGTAACTACCAATGAATACGGATTTTTCTCCATTACAATACCAAAAGGAAACTATACCGTTCAAATAAGCTATTTGGGTTATCAAACCATTGAAGAATCAATAAATTTAAACCAAAACATAAAAAATAACTTCAATTTATACAGTAATGAAACCGCATTAAAAGAAGTAATTATAACGGACAATAAAACAAAAATTGACATTAAGAAACCCGAAATGAGTGTCAATAAACTTTCAATTGCCACTATTAAAAAAATGCCAGTAGTTCTAGGAGAAGTTGATGTTTTAAAATCTATTTTATTACTTCCTGGAGTTACTAATGCAGGCGAAGGCGCCTCGGGTTTCAATGTTCGTGGTGGTGGAGCCGACCAAAATTTGATTTTATTAGACGAAGCAACTATCTTTAATTCATCGCATGTTTTTGGTTTTTTCTCTGTTTTTAATCCAGATGCTATCAAAGATTTAAAATTGTACAAAGGGGGCATTCCAGCACGTTATGGCGGAAGAGCGTCTTCTGTTTTAGATATTTATCAAAAAGACGGTAATAGCAAAGAATTTCATGTTAATGGTGGAATCGGGTTAATTTCTAGCCGTATTTTGGCCGAAGGACCGTTGGTAAAAGATAAAGGTTCGTTTCTTATTGGCGGCCGTAGTTCCTATGCGCATTTATTTCTAAAGCTTTCCGAAGAACAAAAAGATAATGCAGCTTATTTTTATGATCTAAATACTAAATTAAGCTACAAACTAGACCCAAACAATAGTCTCTTTTTATCTGGATATTTTGGTAGAGATGTATTTAGTTTGAAAGATAGTTTTGCTAACATTTATGGCAATACAACGGTTAATCTGAGGTGGAACCACTTGTTTTCTGAAAAATTATTTTCAAATTTATCACTCATTTACAGCGATTATTATTACGGTTTAGATTTGGATTTTGTTGGTTTCAAATGGGATTCGGGCATCAAAAATTACAACATCAAATACGATTTCAAGAATTACATTTCGGATAAATTTAAATTGAATTACGGACTAAACGGAATCTATTACGAGTTCAATCCGGGAACCATCAAACCATCTGATGAAAACTCCGGAATAAATTTTGCCCAATTGGATAAAAAATATGCTTTTGAACCTGCGCTTTACATCAATGCTGATCACGAAATATCCGATAGAATAGCATTATCTTACGGATTACGTTACAGTATGTTTTACCGTTTGGGACAATCTACGGTGAATATTTATGAAAATGACAATCCAGTACTCTTTAATTCGGATTTACAGATTTATGAAAAAGCAACTCCAATTGGCACCAAATTTTACGACAGAAATAAAGTCATGCAAAGCTATGATTATCTGGAACCGCGTTTTTCATTGGCCTATCAAATCAATGAGGAGCAATCTGTCAAAGCGAGTTACAACAGAATGGTGCAATACTTACAACTGATTTCGAATACCTCATCGCCTACTCCACTTGATGTCTGGACGCCAAGTGATCGTTTTATAAAACCTCAAATTGCCGATCAGGTTGCTTTAGGTTACTTTAAAAACTTCAATGACGATATGTATTCTCTTGAAGTAGAAACGTATTATAAAGAAGTTCAAAACCGATTGGATTATATTGACGGTGCTGATTTGATTGCCAATAAAGCTATTGAGCAAATAATCCTAAACGGTCAATTAAGATCGTATGGTTTAGAAATCATGTTCCGAAAGAATGAAGGAAAATTTAATGGTTGGATTTCGTACACATTATCTAAATCAGAGCAACAAACTCCGGGAAGAACCTCAATAGAAACTGGGATCAACAACGGGAAATGGTACAATTCAGTGTATGATAAACTGCATAATGTTGCTGTAACCACATCGTATAATTTAAACGAAAAATGGTCTTTTGGAGCTAATTTCGCTTTACAAACCGGACAACCTGTGACCTATCCTGTTGGACAATATGAATACTTAGGAATCAATGTACCTAGTTACGGACTGAGAAATGAAAATCGGCTTCCAGCCTACCACCATCTTGACATTGCCGCTACTTTGACTCCTACAAAAAATAAAAATAGGGAATGGAAAGGCGAATGGGTTTTCAGCATTTACAATTTATACAATCGGAAAAATGCGGCTTCCATCAATTTCAGACAAAACGTAGATACTGGAAGCAATGAAGCTATAAAAACTTCTATTTTTGGCATAGTTCCAGCAGTGAGTTATAACTTTAAATTCTAA
- a CDS encoding DUF4249 domain-containing protein, producing MKKITLYLVLFIAIFSASCEDVIEVDLDNAPPKLVIEAAINWKKGTSGNQQKIKLTTTTGFYSTEIPKVSGATVSIKNSTNVVFNFSEIQKTGEYTCATFIPVINETYTLTVISNGNTYTATETLKPVTPITKIVQNNQGGFTGTDIEIKTFYQDPAGETNYYLYKYVYSNQVKSNFYVDQDEFFNGNEFFSISQNDELKKDDKIEVSHFGISKAYYNYMSVLVSIAGNNGGGPFQSPPATVRGNIINTTDSANYPLGYFSLSEVDVRNFTLE from the coding sequence ATGAAAAAAATAACACTATATCTGGTACTTTTCATCGCTATTTTTTCAGCGAGTTGTGAAGATGTTATCGAAGTTGATTTAGACAATGCACCACCAAAACTAGTTATTGAAGCGGCAATCAATTGGAAAAAAGGGACTTCCGGAAATCAACAGAAAATAAAACTGACTACTACAACCGGATTTTACAGCACTGAAATTCCAAAAGTTTCCGGCGCAACAGTTTCCATAAAAAACAGCACTAATGTTGTTTTCAATTTTTCCGAAATCCAAAAAACCGGCGAATATACTTGTGCTACTTTTATACCGGTAATCAACGAAACCTATACGCTGACAGTGATTAGCAATGGCAATACCTATACTGCTACTGAAACATTGAAACCCGTTACCCCAATCACAAAAATTGTTCAAAACAATCAAGGTGGTTTTACTGGTACTGATATAGAAATTAAAACATTCTATCAAGATCCGGCTGGTGAAACTAATTATTACCTTTACAAATATGTGTATTCAAACCAGGTAAAATCAAATTTTTATGTGGATCAAGATGAGTTTTTCAACGGAAACGAATTTTTTAGTATTTCACAAAATGATGAATTAAAAAAAGACGATAAAATTGAGGTTAGCCACTTTGGAATTTCAAAAGCATACTACAATTACATGAGTGTTTTAGTAAGTATAGCAGGAAACAATGGCGGTGGACCATTTCAATCCCCACCGGCAACCGTAAGAGGAAATATTATAAACACTACAGATTCAGCTAACTATCCGCTGGGCTATTTCTCCCTCAGTGAAGTCGACGTAAGAAATTTTACGCTTGAATAA